The genomic stretch GATCAATCTTGCACGCCGGCCCCGGGTTCCATTCGTCGAATATTGAAAATGAGAAAACCTGGTATTTTGGCCGCGCTCCGCCAACCTGTCTGCACGTGACGCAGAGAGGGGACTACTTAAAGGCGGATTAACGCTGGCAAGACATTAAATCCAACCTCCTTCCATCCAGACACAGTGCGCGACCAATCAGTCTAATCTTAAAATCGAAAATAGGAGGGTTTATAGTAATCAGCCTTTCGGACTCCCCAAGACAACGAGAAAGCGATAGTGTCGCGCGAGCGCTCCGGCAGACGCACAGAACACTATTGCACGACGCGCGAGAGAAGAGGGCAGGACAGCTGCGGGCTCGTGATCAATGCATTTGTCAGATAACCTCGGAGCCTCTGGAGAGTGACATCGACCAAAAACCCGAGGAAATATTTTCCACATATTCGGCAGGAGTTCGTGCAGAGTGCCGTGGACTCTCGCCTCCTCCGGATGAACAACAATGGGGGAATGGACCATACTAGAGAGGCTCCTGGAGGCTGCTGTCCAGCAGCACTCTACTATGATAGGAAGGTAAGGGCAAAATGTAAACTGTATTTGCAATAACTACAGATTTGCCTGTTTTAATGGCTGTTGTTGGGGATAGATGGGTCGCTGTGCCATGTACTAACTGAGAAGCAGAGACCTGCTCCACTTACATTACCAAACAAACGAtggcaaaacatttaaaaacacaaATACAGATGAATGCCAATTAGTAAATACTTTAGAGTACACAAAATATACAACAATGGCGTACTGACACAAATGACAACAAAACATAATACATATAGCATCCCAACCTCCAGCAAAGCGTGATCCCAGCAAAGAGCGTTCGCTTTCAGCACTGGACAGCTCCCAAACACACGCCTGTTTAGAGCGCCACTGTACATAATTTACAGACTTTATATTCAtacattgtttgtttgtttgtttgttttttaggaTCCTACTAACTGTGGTGGTGATCTTCCGGATTCTAATCGTAGCAATAGTTGGAGAGACGGTCTATGATGACGAGCAAACCATGTTTGTTTGTAATACCTTACAACCTGGTTGCAACCAGGCTTGCTACGACAAGGCATTCCCAATTTCACACATTAGATTTTGGGTTTTCCAGATCATAATGGTTTGCACCCCGAGTCTTTGTTTTATCACATACTCGGTGCATCAGTCAGCGAAACAGAAGGAGCGACGGTACTCCACCGTCTTTCTGTCCCTGGATAAGGATCAAGATTCAATGAAACGAGATGACAGCAAAAATATTAAAAACACCATTGTGAATGGAGTACTTCAGAACACAGAGAACTCCACGAAAGAAGCCGAACCCGACTGTTTGGAAGTCAAAGAGATCCCCAATTCAGCCATGAGAACTACTGGGAAGTCTAAAAAGAGTCGGCAAGAGGGTATCTCGAGATTTTACATAATTCAAGTGGTTTTCAGAAACGCGCTGGAAATAGGGTTTTTAGTGGGTCAATATTTCTTGTATGGATTCAACGTCCCGTCGGTGTACGAATGTGATCGATACCCATGCATAAAAGATGTCGAGTGCTATGTTTCCAGACCAACAGAGAAGACGGTGTTTCTAGTCTTCATGTTCGCGGTCAGTGGCTTTTGTGTGTTGCTGAATCTGGCAGAACTCAATCATTTGGGGTGGAAGAAAATTAAAACGGCCGTGCGAGGAGTGCAGGCGAGGCGGAAGTCCATTTATGAAATCAGAAATAAGGACTTGCCCCGAATGAGTGTGCCTAATTTCGGTCGTACTCAATCCAGTGACTCTGCTTATGTGTAGCACATGGAGAGAGTTACCGAAGGGACAATGTGCGATGTGGAAAGATTGAACCAAGATAAACCCGGGATGGACAGCTCCTCACGCCACATCCGTTTCATGATTTACAAGAGTGGGCAGattttttatttgtttgtctTTTAAGGACTCCAATGGCAAGCGTGGATTCCACGTTTGTTAACTTATTTATTACATTGCACTGATTCAACTTTGTAGTAACGTTTATACTCTGTAAAGCGCTAAATAGAGATCATGTCGATGTGTTCACGCATTTACTCTTTGTGGGCTGATCTACTGTACTTGAAGAGTGTAAATGCAAATTGCACTAAAAGGTGAACACCGGGGAGCCAAACCTAACCCGATACGTGCTACTGACAGTGTTTTAAAAACAGTTTCCAACCGATTTTTGACACCAACCTATTTAAGCGACACAATGCACCGCTCAACTATGTGTTCGAAGGGAAATCTATTCTCCAGATTTATATAGGCATATGCCTATCTCCATATTTATATAGGAATATggataaatatataaatacattttgGCTATAGATTGACCTAGTTGAAATACATTAGCATCATTCATGTTTTTTGTTGCCTGTGTTCGCACCACTGACCTTAACGTATGTAATCATTCCATTGCTATATAGCTGACTTGCAAAACAGTATCTGGTGGATTTGCTGCAAACGCTAACGTCTGTGACTTCCTTAATTTATAATACACCAAAGCGCCCACTGCTTTCATTTGCTTTCGTGTAATCAAGTGCCATACTTGTACATAaacatatatatatgtatacatataaatatataatattaTTCATCATGAAAGCTAATTCCCTGCTTGAATTATGCTAAATGCCGCCCAATTTTTTGCTTTAACTGTATTTGTTGTGACTTAAATGGAAAGGATATATTACatttttctctatctctctttttaCTTAGAAAATGACTGGAAAATAAATAAAGTGCTAGTCTTTTTTATATACTGGAAGAAAACGTTTCTCCACAATCACAATTGATCTCAACTCAAAATAGCACAAATTGACCTTTTTAACAAACTAAGGATGGGCAATAAGTATCTGCTCTGGTGCTACAGTTTTTCACAGAATGGTTTTCAATGTAACCAAAATAAACCAGAAAAAATACCCTTTTCTGTCGACAATAAAAGTGGGAATCATGTACACCAGAAACGTGTGAGGTGCAATACTTTTATGTCTGAAAGCTGAACTGGAATGTTAGAATGTTAGATCCTATAGCTGCCCTGGCTAGACCATGGCTTGGTTCAGTGAAAATGACAATGTTTGCCACACCCATAAGCCTATGTTGTTCCATCCAATGAGAAAACCCCTATGAGCGCTTCCTTTGATGCTATCAGTATCTGTTACCATGTGGGTGTGCTGTAATGCATTTAAATGGGGATGATGTGTCCATGACAAACATAAATACTGCATGTCCCATTACAGTGTGACCTGGGAAGCCCTAACGTGAAATGCATTCTAATATCCATGTACTGTCCCTTCCCAGTCTTAGCTGACCTGACCGTGACTATTCACATGGCTGCTATACTGTTACTGACCTTCTGACCATGACCAGGAAGCTATTAGACAGACACACTGCACAGAACATGGGATGATTAAGACCTGATCTTCGTCAATAGAGGACTTGGCCTTTTTTGTCCTCCACTCATCCCTTCTTCACTCATTTCGAGGAAGAGAGCGGCTCCGGGCCAAAGGGAAGGTCGTGTGAGGTCACTAAGAAAAATGGAAAGAGAAAAAAGATCAAGTACTaactgtatgagagagagagagagagagagagatagagagagagagagagagagagagagcgcgagagagagagagagagagagagagagagagagagagagagagagagagagagagagagagagagagagagagagagagagagagagagagagagagagagagagagagagagagagagagagagagagagagagagagagagagagagagagagagagagagagagagagagagagagagagagagagagagagagagaaaagagagagagagagagagagaggattaggAGGCTAGATTCAGCCTCTGCCAGGATGACTCGGCAAAGCCCAGAGAAATCGAAGAGTTGTGCACACTGACACATCCATCTCAAACTCAGCAGGGATGTGAAAATTCTGAACTGAAACATTGCAATGGCTCACattctcttttttctttctctcttcatctctctctctctctctctctctctctatttgtctcttccttccctctctcacgTTTATTTTTGACTGACCAAATTACTGTACAGGCCATCCTGTTCTATAAGATTGTCTCCAACGCTTGTAATGTCATAGGTGTTCTTTCACTGAGAACTCCTAGTTATACAAGGCTGTTGTGTAAGGGATCCTACAAAGACTATATTTTCACTGTACATTACTGTATATTTACTGTAAATTTACTGTACATTTACTAAAGGGCCACTTGCTCTAATGCTGTGCTAGTGGTTTCCCTGCAATATTCATCCTGTTATTTTCACGGCTACTTCTAAATGCCAAAATAATTGGGTTATGTATGAATGCAATTATGCATGCTGTGTTGCATTTTCCATCATGTGAGCGTTGGAAGGCTTGGTTTAATATTACATGGTACCTGTACAGCTCTTCATTTCCTTTGTGCTCAGTTCATGACAGCCGGGCTAAAAAGGAAGAGGGCTTTTGACCAGAGAGATAGCTGGAGCTAGCGACAGATGTAAGCAACTCTCCCAGTTCTGCTTTACAGCCTCCCGAACAAGCTAAACCAAAACGAAAGAGAGATCAAATTAATTCGGGTTCTCTGGCATTTATCTTGTGCTCGCTTTGGCCCCCACTCTTGACAACAGTAGATAAATCTGAGCAAGTACTGCAGCTATTCCAAGGATCCAAGACAAATGCTCAGGAAAACCACACATTTCAGCTGATTACAGGTGCTTAAAGATACAGGGAGGTAGTTTTACAGGATCATTTTAGCCCTTAATCTCTTTCATGTATCGCTGAGTCTCTTCTGGAGAAACACCCCTCGATTAGAGAGAATCTTCTCCCTGGGACTGTTATGGTCTGGAAGAGATGAGAGGTGGGCAGTGTCCTGTCCTCAttaaagaaaagctatttttatTACCATCCACTACTGCTTCAGTGTAATTTCATCCTTCCTGTTAAACACCTTAACAAGGGCcttgctgataaaaaaaaaaatgcactggTTACCATCAAAAATCACTAATACCATTTTTCTCAACAAACCAAACCAAGCCTCCAACCcttgacattttttatttaacatgCGCTGGTTCAGTATATGTACTGTTAGCGGAATGCCTTCGAAAGACATGCTGTGAATTAAATCCACTTTCTCACCAAGATGGGAATATATTTGTTAAGGGTGTGCTGTCATTTTTTTCTGTTGTGTTTTGACTCCTTCCTATCCTTCTTTCCTGTACAGGAGGAGTTCATCTTTAAGACAGCCATATAGAACAAACTCAGAGCTGCTTATTTTTCAAATGCTGAGTCTTTATTTTCTCCACTTGCTGTCTAGAAATATGAAGTCAAGTGCTACACCCAAAGAAGATTTTTCTGTGGAAGAAAATCCAAACAACCTCAACAGTGTAGTACACGGTCTCAGTACTGATATTGTGCAAAAGCCCCCTCACACCTTATCATCAGGAGCACAGCTCTAAATTCTCCTATACACTAGAACAGTGGGAAAGGCCAACACATTGAAGTCAAATAAAACATAGCTTCTTGCTATGAATATTGTGTGTGCATAACTATGTACTTCACATTTAAAAGGATAAGATGGTCCAAGACAATCACATATAATTATATTTAACTATAATGTAATACATTATTTAATTACCACTGCTTATAATTGACTAATGCATTCATGCATTATACATTCATAAGCCCATTACTAAAGAAAGCATTCCTCCATCACCCTGGCTTAATCCAATGACAGTTTAGTTCCAGGTCATAGTCCATTGACAAGACCACTGGGATACGGTGGTTTACAGAGTGGGATGCTAGCAGTGTATTATTTCTGGTTGGTGAGCGAGGCCCATGAGAGAAAACGATTTATCAGCTATACTGGATGCACTGTGCACCCATAAATGTTACTACGTGAGGTAACGTAACCCTGGTGCTCTCTCAAAATAGAATAACTCTTACAGACACAATATACTGTAATCATAGGTCTGGACTTTGAGAAAGGGATATTCAGTAACAATTTACTTATTATCGAGCAAGTCAACATGGCAACCTTTGTCAATGCCAAAGAAGAATTCCAAACAAGATTTAAACAGAGTTGAGAATTACTGACTTCCTCATCTTTTGCTATAGTGTTATCAAAATCCGTTGGTTGTTGTGGGCTCCCTAATGTAATAAACCTGGCTTTAAATAAGGTTTGTTTCCTGGCCAATTGGTTGACAAGCGAAGAACAAGCTCAAACTGGCAGCCGTGATGAATGTTGCTGGGCTGTAACGTCTTTATTTACGAGCTTCCATGGCTGCCTGCAATCTTACATCAGACAGAAACACACTCTTCCTCTGCCAAGAAGTTGGACAAGGCTGAACACAGAACAGTCTGAAATAATACTGAGACTCtgactgtcacactctggctccaaggactgtgtgttagagccagggtgtatttcatttggtggtgttgggttgggtgagtttcatttgtttgtgtttttggtgattggttaatgactcccaatcggaggtaacgagtgtcagctgtcggctcgttatctctgattgggagccatatatattctgtgtgttttctcctgtgttttggtgggttattgttccagtgttccgtttctgtcagtttagcagaggacttcacgaatcgtcgtttgttttgtatttacgtgctttactcTATTAAAgttatcatgttcactcaacgcgctgcgtattggtccgctccttcagacgatcgtgacagaataacccaccaaaaaaggaccaagcagcgcgtccaggagcaaagggtctggacacaggagttatggacgcctcctaaggatttttggacatgggaggagattcgggctggaaagggtccttgggcacaaccggaggaatatcaccgccctcgtgaagagctggaggcagccaaagccgagaggaggtggtacgaGGAGGCAGCGCGAaggcgaggctggaagcccgtggaagagaggcaaccccaagaaatttttgggggggggcacatggcttgggcgacggagcagcaggaggctgccacaaggcagagtcagagggctgccaggttaagggggctgacggaggcagagaagggacggattcagtgggctaccaggtcaagggggctactgggtaaagcagggaaggaaggtgttgaggcacggcgtgaggtactggggtgtgtaaccagttcggtccggcccgttcctagtcccgaggtgcagccagtagtgtgtgttccccgtacggtacggcctgttccggtccctcgcactaagtgtaaggtgcgcgtcgccagcccggttcggcctgttcctgccatacgcaccaagtgtacggtgcgcgtcgccagctcagcccggcctgttcctactccacgcaccagggatacggtgcgcttcgccagcccagcccggcctgttcctactccacgcaccagggatacggtgcgcttcgccagcccagcccggcctgttcctactccacgcaccagggatacggtgcgcttcgccagcccggcccggcctgttccggccactcgcaccagggatacggtgcgcgtcgccagccccgcccggcctgtccctgctctccgcactaggcgtgaggtgagtccccagggtccaacatgccctgttccggctccccgcactaggagttatgggagtccccagggtccagcatgccctgttccgactccccgcactagccctgagatgcgtgtcctcagcccggtacctccagttccggcaccacgcatcaggcctacggtgcgtcccccagggccaagcatgccctgttgctgcttcccgcactagccctgagatgcgtgtcctcagcccggtacctcctgtttcggcaccacgcatcaggcctacggtgcgtccccagggtccagcatgccctgttgcttctccccgcactagccctgagatgcgtgtcctcagcccggtacctcctgttcccggcaccacgcaccaggcctacgatgcgcctcagacggccagagtctgccgtctgcccaacggggcctgaactgtccgtctgcccaacgccgtctgaactgcccgtctgcccaacgccgtcagagccttccgccagacaggatcagccagagccgtctgccagacaggatcagccagagccttccgccagacaggatcagccagagccttccgccagacaggatcagccagagccttctgccagacaggatcagccagagccttctgccagacaggatcagccagagccttctgccagacaggatcagccagagccttctgccagacaggatcagccagagcc from Coregonus clupeaformis isolate EN_2021a chromosome 29, ASM2061545v1, whole genome shotgun sequence encodes the following:
- the LOC121544771 gene encoding gap junction delta-2 protein-like — its product is MGEWTILERLLEAAVQQHSTMIGRILLTVVVIFRILIVAIVGETVYDDEQTMFVCNTLQPGCNQACYDKAFPISHIRFWVFQIIMVCTPSLCFITYSVHQSAKQKERRYSTVFLSLDKDQDSMKRDDSKNIKNTIVNGVLQNTENSTKEAEPDCLEVKEIPNSAMRTTGKSKKSRQEGISRFYIIQVVFRNALEIGFLVGQYFLYGFNVPSVYECDRYPCIKDVECYVSRPTEKTVFLVFMFAVSGFCVLLNLAELNHLGWKKIKTAVRGVQARRKSIYEIRNKDLPRMSVPNFGRTQSSDSAYV